One Catharus ustulatus isolate bCatUst1 chromosome 20, bCatUst1.pri.v2, whole genome shotgun sequence DNA window includes the following coding sequences:
- the MRPL38 gene encoding 39S ribosomal protein L38, mitochondrial isoform X3 has product MAAPLLSAALRGARGGRSFGTAAVLWKRAAPLGPMPNEDLDVGNLEALEKYRSFTRYFRQAERESRKPHWWNTYHKHTNPPAGTPVGSSTEPQTDIGLPRERLSRAKEIKERKKILRENRQNAEMERAARLRTVLIPLEDVRAEWERTSGPFHKQRVAEHCGVFRDLFKGATFTPWVALRVQYSQEDEYLVPVYYGNMVTPSEASSPPAVSYEADKGSLWTLLLTNPDGHLRDADSEYLHWLMTNIPGSDIKAGKEMCHYLPPFPAMGTGYHRFIFLLFKQHGPIDFSQDARPTPCYSLKMRTFSTFDFYKKHKDALTPAGLAFFQCQWDSSVTSTFHQLLNMREPVFEFVRPPTYHPPQVKFPRHQPLRYLDRYRDTEEPTYGIY; this is encoded by the exons ATGGCGGCGCCCTTGCTGAGCGCGGCGCTTCGCGGGGCCCGTGGCGGGCGGAGCTTCGGCACGGCCG ctgtgctctggaagAGGGCAGCCCCGCTGGGGCCGATGCCCAACGAGGACTTGGACGTCGGGAACCTGGAGGCGCTGGAGAAGTACCGGAGCTTCACGCGCTACTTCCGGCAGGCGGAGCGGGAGAGCCGGAAACCGCACTGGTGGAACACCTACCACAAACACACCAACCCCCCTGCAGGTAcccctgtgggcagcagcacgG AGCCCCAGACAGACATTGGCCTGCCACGTGAGAGGCTGTCACGAGCAAAGGAGatcaaggaaagaaagaagatcCTGAGGGAGAACCGCCAGAATGCTGAGATGGAACGAGCGGCGCGGCTCCGGACTG TGCTCATTCCCCTCGAGGATGTCAGAGCTGAGTGGGAGAGGACCAGTGGCCCGTTCCACAAGCAGCGCGTGGCCGAGCACTGCGGGGTGTTCCGGGACCTGTTCAAGGGGGCCACCTTCACCCCCTGGGTTGCCCTGAGGGTGCAGTACAGCCAGGAGGACGAGTACCTCGTGCCAGTCTACTATGGGAACATGGTGACTCCATCAGAG GCTTCCAGTCCCCCTGCAGTATCATATGAGGCAGACAAAGGTTCCCTCTGGACTTTGTTACTCACAAATCCAG ATGGACATTTGAGGGATGCAGACTCGGAGTACCTCCACTGGCTGAT GACCAACATCCCAGGCAGTGACATCAAGGCTGGCAAGGAGATGTGCCATTACCTGCCCcccttccctgccatggggacaggctACCACCGCTTCATCTTCCTGCTCTTCAAGCAACACGGCCCCATCGACTTCAGCCAGGATGCTCGGCCAACACCGTG CTACAGCCTGAAGATGAGAACCTTTAGCACATTTGACTTCTACAAAAAGCATAAGGATGCCTTgaccccagcagggctggcatttTTCCAGTGTCAGTGGGACAGCTCTGTCACTTCCACCTTCCATCAGCTGCTCA ACATGAGGGAGCCCGTGTTCGAGTTCGTGCGGCCGCCCACCTACCACCCCCCCCAGGTGAAGTTCCCTCGCCACCAGCCCCTGAGGTACCTGGACAGGTACCGGGACACAGAGGAGCCCACCTATGGCATTTACTAG
- the MRPL38 gene encoding 39S ribosomal protein L38, mitochondrial isoform X4, with protein sequence MAAPLLSAALRGARGGRSFGTAAVLWKRAAPLGPMPNEDLDVGNLEALEKYRSFTRYFRQAERESRKPHWWNTYHKHTNPPAEPQTDIGLPRERLSRAKEIKERKKILRENRQNAEMERAARLRTVLIPLEDVRAEWERTSGPFHKQRVAEHCGVFRDLFKGATFTPWVALRVQYSQEDEYLVPVYYGNMVTPSEASSPPAVSYEADKGSLWTLLLTNPDGHLRDADSEYLHWLMTNIPGSDIKAGKEMCHYLPPFPAMGTGYHRFIFLLFKQHGPIDFSQDARPTPCYSLKMRTFSTFDFYKKHKDALTPAGLAFFQCQWDSSVTSTFHQLLNMREPVFEFVRPPTYHPPQVKFPRHQPLRYLDRYRDTEEPTYGIY encoded by the exons ATGGCGGCGCCCTTGCTGAGCGCGGCGCTTCGCGGGGCCCGTGGCGGGCGGAGCTTCGGCACGGCCG ctgtgctctggaagAGGGCAGCCCCGCTGGGGCCGATGCCCAACGAGGACTTGGACGTCGGGAACCTGGAGGCGCTGGAGAAGTACCGGAGCTTCACGCGCTACTTCCGGCAGGCGGAGCGGGAGAGCCGGAAACCGCACTGGTGGAACACCTACCACAAACACACCAACCCCCCTGCAG AGCCCCAGACAGACATTGGCCTGCCACGTGAGAGGCTGTCACGAGCAAAGGAGatcaaggaaagaaagaagatcCTGAGGGAGAACCGCCAGAATGCTGAGATGGAACGAGCGGCGCGGCTCCGGACTG TGCTCATTCCCCTCGAGGATGTCAGAGCTGAGTGGGAGAGGACCAGTGGCCCGTTCCACAAGCAGCGCGTGGCCGAGCACTGCGGGGTGTTCCGGGACCTGTTCAAGGGGGCCACCTTCACCCCCTGGGTTGCCCTGAGGGTGCAGTACAGCCAGGAGGACGAGTACCTCGTGCCAGTCTACTATGGGAACATGGTGACTCCATCAGAG GCTTCCAGTCCCCCTGCAGTATCATATGAGGCAGACAAAGGTTCCCTCTGGACTTTGTTACTCACAAATCCAG ATGGACATTTGAGGGATGCAGACTCGGAGTACCTCCACTGGCTGAT GACCAACATCCCAGGCAGTGACATCAAGGCTGGCAAGGAGATGTGCCATTACCTGCCCcccttccctgccatggggacaggctACCACCGCTTCATCTTCCTGCTCTTCAAGCAACACGGCCCCATCGACTTCAGCCAGGATGCTCGGCCAACACCGTG CTACAGCCTGAAGATGAGAACCTTTAGCACATTTGACTTCTACAAAAAGCATAAGGATGCCTTgaccccagcagggctggcatttTTCCAGTGTCAGTGGGACAGCTCTGTCACTTCCACCTTCCATCAGCTGCTCA ACATGAGGGAGCCCGTGTTCGAGTTCGTGCGGCCGCCCACCTACCACCCCCCCCAGGTGAAGTTCCCTCGCCACCAGCCCCTGAGGTACCTGGACAGGTACCGGGACACAGAGGAGCCCACCTATGGCATTTACTAG
- the MRPL38 gene encoding 39S ribosomal protein L38, mitochondrial isoform X1, producing MNVAVGAVLWKRAAPLGPMPNEDLDVGNLEALEKYRSFTRYFRQAERESRKPHWWNTYHKHTNPPAGTPVGSSTEPQTDIGLPRERLSRAKEIKERKKILRENRQNAEMERAARLRTVLIPLEDVRAEWERTSGPFHKQRVAEHCGVFRDLFKGATFTPWVALRVQYSQEDEYLVPVYYGNMVTPSEASSPPAVSYEADKGSLWTLLLTNPDGHLRDADSEYLHWLMTNIPGSDIKAGKEMCHYLPPFPAMGTGYHRFIFLLFKQHGPIDFSQDARPTPCYSLKMRTFSTFDFYKKHKDALTPAGLAFFQCQWDSSVTSTFHQLLNMREPVFEFVRPPTYHPPQVKFPRHQPLRYLDRYRDTEEPTYGIY from the exons ATGAACGTAgctgtgggag ctgtgctctggaagAGGGCAGCCCCGCTGGGGCCGATGCCCAACGAGGACTTGGACGTCGGGAACCTGGAGGCGCTGGAGAAGTACCGGAGCTTCACGCGCTACTTCCGGCAGGCGGAGCGGGAGAGCCGGAAACCGCACTGGTGGAACACCTACCACAAACACACCAACCCCCCTGCAGGTAcccctgtgggcagcagcacgG AGCCCCAGACAGACATTGGCCTGCCACGTGAGAGGCTGTCACGAGCAAAGGAGatcaaggaaagaaagaagatcCTGAGGGAGAACCGCCAGAATGCTGAGATGGAACGAGCGGCGCGGCTCCGGACTG TGCTCATTCCCCTCGAGGATGTCAGAGCTGAGTGGGAGAGGACCAGTGGCCCGTTCCACAAGCAGCGCGTGGCCGAGCACTGCGGGGTGTTCCGGGACCTGTTCAAGGGGGCCACCTTCACCCCCTGGGTTGCCCTGAGGGTGCAGTACAGCCAGGAGGACGAGTACCTCGTGCCAGTCTACTATGGGAACATGGTGACTCCATCAGAG GCTTCCAGTCCCCCTGCAGTATCATATGAGGCAGACAAAGGTTCCCTCTGGACTTTGTTACTCACAAATCCAG ATGGACATTTGAGGGATGCAGACTCGGAGTACCTCCACTGGCTGAT GACCAACATCCCAGGCAGTGACATCAAGGCTGGCAAGGAGATGTGCCATTACCTGCCCcccttccctgccatggggacaggctACCACCGCTTCATCTTCCTGCTCTTCAAGCAACACGGCCCCATCGACTTCAGCCAGGATGCTCGGCCAACACCGTG CTACAGCCTGAAGATGAGAACCTTTAGCACATTTGACTTCTACAAAAAGCATAAGGATGCCTTgaccccagcagggctggcatttTTCCAGTGTCAGTGGGACAGCTCTGTCACTTCCACCTTCCATCAGCTGCTCA ACATGAGGGAGCCCGTGTTCGAGTTCGTGCGGCCGCCCACCTACCACCCCCCCCAGGTGAAGTTCCCTCGCCACCAGCCCCTGAGGTACCTGGACAGGTACCGGGACACAGAGGAGCCCACCTATGGCATTTACTAG
- the MRPL38 gene encoding 39S ribosomal protein L38, mitochondrial isoform X2 gives MNVAVGAVLWKRAAPLGPMPNEDLDVGNLEALEKYRSFTRYFRQAERESRKPHWWNTYHKHTNPPAEPQTDIGLPRERLSRAKEIKERKKILRENRQNAEMERAARLRTVLIPLEDVRAEWERTSGPFHKQRVAEHCGVFRDLFKGATFTPWVALRVQYSQEDEYLVPVYYGNMVTPSEASSPPAVSYEADKGSLWTLLLTNPDGHLRDADSEYLHWLMTNIPGSDIKAGKEMCHYLPPFPAMGTGYHRFIFLLFKQHGPIDFSQDARPTPCYSLKMRTFSTFDFYKKHKDALTPAGLAFFQCQWDSSVTSTFHQLLNMREPVFEFVRPPTYHPPQVKFPRHQPLRYLDRYRDTEEPTYGIY, from the exons ATGAACGTAgctgtgggag ctgtgctctggaagAGGGCAGCCCCGCTGGGGCCGATGCCCAACGAGGACTTGGACGTCGGGAACCTGGAGGCGCTGGAGAAGTACCGGAGCTTCACGCGCTACTTCCGGCAGGCGGAGCGGGAGAGCCGGAAACCGCACTGGTGGAACACCTACCACAAACACACCAACCCCCCTGCAG AGCCCCAGACAGACATTGGCCTGCCACGTGAGAGGCTGTCACGAGCAAAGGAGatcaaggaaagaaagaagatcCTGAGGGAGAACCGCCAGAATGCTGAGATGGAACGAGCGGCGCGGCTCCGGACTG TGCTCATTCCCCTCGAGGATGTCAGAGCTGAGTGGGAGAGGACCAGTGGCCCGTTCCACAAGCAGCGCGTGGCCGAGCACTGCGGGGTGTTCCGGGACCTGTTCAAGGGGGCCACCTTCACCCCCTGGGTTGCCCTGAGGGTGCAGTACAGCCAGGAGGACGAGTACCTCGTGCCAGTCTACTATGGGAACATGGTGACTCCATCAGAG GCTTCCAGTCCCCCTGCAGTATCATATGAGGCAGACAAAGGTTCCCTCTGGACTTTGTTACTCACAAATCCAG ATGGACATTTGAGGGATGCAGACTCGGAGTACCTCCACTGGCTGAT GACCAACATCCCAGGCAGTGACATCAAGGCTGGCAAGGAGATGTGCCATTACCTGCCCcccttccctgccatggggacaggctACCACCGCTTCATCTTCCTGCTCTTCAAGCAACACGGCCCCATCGACTTCAGCCAGGATGCTCGGCCAACACCGTG CTACAGCCTGAAGATGAGAACCTTTAGCACATTTGACTTCTACAAAAAGCATAAGGATGCCTTgaccccagcagggctggcatttTTCCAGTGTCAGTGGGACAGCTCTGTCACTTCCACCTTCCATCAGCTGCTCA ACATGAGGGAGCCCGTGTTCGAGTTCGTGCGGCCGCCCACCTACCACCCCCCCCAGGTGAAGTTCCCTCGCCACCAGCCCCTGAGGTACCTGGACAGGTACCGGGACACAGAGGAGCCCACCTATGGCATTTACTAG